In Spirosoma pollinicola, the genomic window ACTGGTTGTCTTTCTCTTCGTACACCAAAACGTCGGCTTTTGGATCACTACCCAATACGTGTCGATAGACCTGATAACCCAACAGCGTTTGAGGGTCTTTTTTGATATAGAACAGCGTCTTGTTATCCGTTGCCCACGCAAAACTGCCCGCTTCGGTATTGGGGATTGCTTCGGGGTAGAGCTTGCCCGTTTTCAGGTTTTTCACCCGAAGCGTGTACAGCCGCCGACTTACAGTATCTTCTCCGAAAATAGCTAATTCGTCGTTGTCCGACACTTCAAAACCACCGATCTGGTAATAGTTATGGCCTTTTGCCATCGCATTTCCGTCGAACATGATTTCTTCGGTGCCTTCCAGCGACCCCTTCTTTCGGCAATAAATTGGGTACTCGCCCCCCGTTATAAACCGTGTATAGTAGTAGTAAGCCCCTTCTTTGTAGGGCACCGATTCGTCCTGCTGTTTAATGCGCCCCTTCATTTCTTCAAACAGCTTGGTTTGCAAGTCTTTGACAGGAGCCAGCACCTTGTCCAGATACGCGTTTTCGTCGTTCAGGTACTTGATAACCACTGGATTTTCGCGTTCGTTGAGGTAGTAATAATTGTCGGTTCGTTTATGACCGTTCGTAATCAGATCTTTGGGTTTGACAGCCGCCTTGGGCGGAGTTATCGGTTGTGCCTGGGTCATGCTGTAGAGCGTGAGAGATGTAATGAAAAGAAGACAAATCCGTTTCATGGGAGGACGTCGTTTCAGTTTGTTTGACAAGAAGATGTGTAAAAATAAGGGTTCTTAAACGCAAAGGCGCAAGGGAAATCGCAAAGGTCGCAAAGAGGGCATTAATTCTTTGCGACCTTTACTTAACGAAACCTATAAGGTTTCAAAAACCTTATAGGTTTATTATGCCGGAACTCGTCGTTGCTCACTACACCGAAAACCTGAACTGGTTACGAAACCTTCCCAAAGGGCTGCTAAAGACAATTTATACCAAAGGTGCTGATCCGGTAGCTGAATTCGAAACTATACCCTTACCCAACGTTGGCCGGGAAGCCCATACGTATTTGCATCACATCATCAGCCGATACGATTCGCTGGCCGAGTGGACTGTTTTTTGTCAGGGGAAGTCGTTCGACCATGCCTATGATTTCAAGAAAACGATGTATGCCTTTGTCGACAATCCAGATGCCATAAGCCAAACGGGTTTTTGCTGGTTGGGGCATTTGATCGATACCGACGACAACCGGGGGCATCGACTGTTTCAGCCATGGAGCAAAAACGAAGACGGTCGCAGCCTCGACTTGCTCGGATTTCACCGCGACCTGTTCGGCACCGATGGGCCGGAATTATACACATTCGTTTTGGGGGCTCAATTTGCCGTTCATCGCAACGTTCTACAGCAAAAGCCCATATCCTTCTATAAACATGCACTGGCTGTATCGAGCAATTTTCCGGATGCCGCCCATTGTTTCGAGCGGAGTTGGGACCGCGTTTTTGACGTTGTGGGTATCAACCCCGACTGGCTGGCTGGACGATTGACGGTTCAGCTAAAAAAGATGAAACACCAGCAGATGGACTAGTTCACATCTACTAAATATTAATTTATGTCGATTCGTACATGCCCTTTAAATAAAAATAAAGTTAAGTAGAGCGATAAATACGCCTTATCACGTAAATTATAGCGGTATTTTCTCAAAACGACCGAACGCTTTAGACCTACTTTGCGTCTAAACATTCGGCATTAAAACCAACATTTCCATTTTTTCTTTATCTAGAAAACTCTACTTCTCCACTTCTCATGGCCCGCACATTTTACGTGCCTCGCATTCGGCTCGTGCTGCTCTGTATCGGCACTGCCGGAACGTTATCTGCTTTTTCTTTTTACCCTGATAAACTTTCATTTCGAAAGGCGTTTACCCGTATCAACACCGAGGTAAACGAGCACAGCCGTGCCTACGAAACACTCGCCGATGCCTCGCAACGGGTTGGTCACCGCCTAACAGGTAGCCCAAACGGTACTCGTGCCGAAGCCTATGCGTTTGACCTGCTGTCGTCCTATGGATTTAAAGAAATTCGGTATGAACCATTTGAAGTAGAAGCCTGGATGCGCGACACGGTTACGCTGTCTATTGTCCCTCACAAAAGTGATAATTACCGGGAAGTACCGGTTGTAGCGCTGGCGCACTCGCCTGTAGAAGCCCATGTAACGGGCGAAATTATTGACGTGGGCAACGGGCTGGAAGGCGATTTTGCAGCGTTGAAAAATAAACTCAAAGGCAAAGTAGCGTTAGTAAATATTGGTTTGGCCGCGCCAACGCAGGGAGCCCGAAACTTACACCGTTCCGAAAAAACGGCACTGGCTATTCAGTATGGGGCTACGGGCGTCATTATGGTCAATCTGGTAGCGGGCAATGTTCTGTTAACAGGCACGGCCTCGGTAACGGGCAAGTTGATTCCCATTCCGTCGGTCTGTATCTCGCTCGAAAGCGGTCAGGCATTGAGAGCCTGGATGCAGGAAGAACATGAAAAACTTCATGCGCAGATTAACATGACCAATACGAGCCGTAAAATAAAGGCTCGGAATGTGATCGCTACATTAAAAGGCTCTACCTATCCCGACGAAAAAATTATTGTAGGTGGCCATCTGGACTCCTGGGATTTGGCCACCGGAGCCATCGACAACGGCATTGGCTCTTTTGCCATTATGGATATGGCCCGAACCTTTAAAGCCCTGAAACTAAAACCAAAAAGAACAATTGAGTTTGTTCTTTTCATGGGCGAAGAACAAGGTTTGCTTGGCTCACGAGCTATGGTCGAGAACCTGAAACAATCGGGCAATCTCGATAAGGTTCGGTACATGATGAACCTCGACATGACCAATGACCCATCGGGCTTAAACGCATTTGGGCGTACTGATATGGTTGCGTTTTTGAAAACCGTTGGCGAAACGATGAAAGAAATCGAACCGGCCTTTGCCAATCAGATGGAAAATCAAGCCGGCCTTCACTCCGACCATCAGCCGTTTATGCTCGAAGGTGTTCCGGTGGTAGGCATGAACGGGCATCTGGCCCGAGAGGTCCTTGACTGCTATCACGCTAACTGCGACCGCATTAACCTGGTCAATGCCAGTCAGTTGAAAAATACCGTTCGCTATTCGACAATGTTGCTTTACGCCCTGGCCGACGCCGATGACATTCCAACCCGTCGGCAAACAGATACCCAAACCCGCGACTACCTCGTAACGCAGGGTCTGCGTACGCCCCTGCAAATTGCCAACGAATGGCGCTGGAAAGAGTAGCCAGGCTCGATTTTATAAAAATTTAGTCGCTGCCGGACGGAACCCATGACGATGATTGTGTTTCTTTGTATAACTATCGTTTCCTAACCCAACATGGCTAAAAATACCTTCCGGCAACCTGAACGTATTGCGAAGCAGAAGAAGCAACGACGTAAGCTTCGCCTGGCTTCCTGGCTCAATGATTTCATTGGTCTGGATCGCCTTTTCGGGGAAGATAATGCATGGCCTATTCAGCACATCGACCGCATTTTGTGGGTCACGTTCCTGCTCATTCTATACATTGGTCTGAATCACAATGCCGAACGGCTCGTTCGGCGAACACAGCGGGCCAAAGCTCAGGTTGACGAATTGCGCTCGCAGTTTACAGTTCTACAAGCCGACTTCAGTAAAAGCGGCAAGCAATCCGAAATTATCAAGCGTGTTGGATTTTTAGGCCTTGCCGATAGCCAAACCCCACCCAATAAAATTGTTGTCAAGACCGATGAACATTAAGCAGGACATCATTCAGCGGGCGAATCACGTCTTTTACGTTGTTATTATTCTGGCCATTTGCATCGTGTGTCGGCTGGTATCGGTGCAATACTTCCAGAAGGATTTAAAAGGAAAATTCTGGAGTGAACGGGTGGCCGCAACGCTTATTCAGCGTGATACCATCCGGGCAATGCGGGGAAATATTTACGCCAATGACACTAGTTTACTGGCGACATCTTTACCAACCTACGTGGTGGGCCTTGACCCAACCATGGCTAAGCCTGAGTATTTTAACAAAAAGGTAGATTCATTAGGGCTGTTGTTATCCCAAATTTATAGAGATCGCTCCGCACACGATTACACCGACCTTGTGCGGGATGCCCGCGCCCGCAAACGTCGGTATGTGCTGCTCAACCGTCGGCGCGTGACGTTTCAGGAGCGTCAGAAAATGCTCAAATGGCCGTTTTTCAGATCGTCGCCCAAGGTGGCGGCTCGGGGTGGGGTGCTTCGCCCCTATTATGAGCGCTATCACCCCTACGACCAGATGGCCGAACGCACCATTGGCAACCTCGACGCTAAAACGGGCCGGGGCCTTATTGGTCTGGAAGCTAGTTTCCAGCCTGCACTGGCGGGCAGAAACGCCGTCGGGCTGGTTGAGGTCTTGTCGGGTGGCATACGCAAACCTGTCGACGACGGTCCCGATATGCGACCCGAACCGGGTATGGACTTGTACACGACCATTGATGTCAACTACCAGGATATGGCCGAATCGGCACTCCGCTCGACACTCGAAAAATACAATGCCGCCAAGGGCTGTGTGGTCGTGATGGAAGTAGCCACGGGCGAAATACGGGCGATGGCGAATTTATCAAAAATCAATACGAGTGTAGGCCCAAGCCGGTATGTTGAAAATTTCAACCACGCCCTGGCTGGTCGAACCGACCCCGGCTCAACCTTCAAGTTAGCCACAATGATGGCTCTGATGGAAGAAAAAGCCATTTCGCTGAACCAGCCTGTTGCTACGGGTAGCGGCTCGGTTCGGTATCATGGCATGGATATTCGCGATGCCAGCCGAACGGGAAAAGGCACGATTACGGCCCGGCAGGTATTCGAAAAATCATCCAACGTGGGCATTCATATGCTCATGCGCAGTTATTTTTATAGCCGTCCTGACCTCTATTGCCGGTACCTGCGCAAATTTCACCTGACACAGCCAACGGGTATTCACATGAAAGGCGAAGCGATTCCCGTGGTGCGGAATCCCGACATGAAAGGATGGAGCAAACTTTCGCTCACCTCCATGTCTTACGGCTACGAAATGCAGATAACACCCTTGCAGATGCTGGCATTTTATAATGCCGTAGCCAACGGTGGTCGCTGGGTGCGGCCCGTTCTGGTCAAGCAAATAAAACTGGCCGATGAGGTCATTGAAGATAATCAACCTTATGTAGCCCCCGAACCGATCTGCTCCAAAGAGACCGCCCGTAAGGCGCAGGAACTGCTAAGAGGTGTAGTGGAACATGGCACAGCCAAACACATCAATAACCCGTTCTATGCCATTGCGGGGAAAACCGGTACCGCCCAAAAAGTGATCAATGGCAAATACCAGGTAGGTCGATATTACACCTCGTTTATAGGATATTTCCCGGCCAACAACCCCAAATACAGTATGATTACGGTTGTCGACAACCCGCAGGGCGACAACATCGATATGCTGTATGCCGGTGCCGTAGCGGCACCTGTATTCAAAGCCGTAGCTGACAGAATCGTTGCCTATGACTATCGGATGCACCCGCCCATACGGGCAAATACGTCGGGGCCTCGTTCATCGACGGATTTGGTAGCGGGTTATGCCGGTGATCTGCACACCATCAGTTCGGCCTTAAACCTCCCAAATGAGCCATCGACCGAAGGCTGGGTCGAAGCAACGCCAAACGGCCACTGGAAAGGACGACCTACGCGCGATGACCGCGTTCCCGATGTGCGCGGGCTACCGCTACGTGATGCCTTATTCCTGCTCGAAAACCGGGGATTCCGGGTTTTAGTCGAAGGTCGGGGTAAGGTAAAGGAGCAGTCCATTGAGCCGGGCCAGCAAATCGATAAAACACCCGGCAAGGTCATAACGCTGATGTTGGGCTAAACCTGATCAGATAAAATTAGGTAGTCCTAAGCCTAATCTGTTTTTTTGCAGCCGAGAAACGAACCTGTTGTTCGTTCACCCTGCGAATGCAACTCAAAGATCTCTTCTATAAAATTCCGCTGCTGGCTACGTCTGGCAGTATGAACACCGATGTGACGAGCCTGACGATGGACTCGCGCAACGTTGGTGCCGATAGTTTATTTATTGCGGTGCGCGGAACCCTTACCGATGGGCACAGCTATATCGAAACGGCCATTCGGCAGGGGGCAGCCGCTATACTGTGCGAAGAACTACCCGCCGAAATAAGCCCGGATGTGGCCTACGTCCGGGTGCTGGATTCCGCACGGGCGATGGGCTTTGCAGCCGCCAACTTTTATGAACAGCCATCAAAAAAACTCAAGATCGTAGGCGTAACCGGCACCAATGGTAAAACTTCGGTGGCCACCCTGCTTTTCCGGTTGTTCCGTTCGCTGGGCTATCGTTGCGGACTACTATCGACCGTGCAGAACCAGATTGACGATGAAATCATACCCGCCACGCACACTACGCCCGATGTTATTACCACCAATCAGTTACTGACCCGAATGCTGACGCACGGCTGTACACACGTGTTTATGGAGGTTAGTTCGCACGCTGTAGTGCAGGAACGCATTGCCGGATTAACGTTTGTAGGGGGCATTTTCACGAATATCACCCACGACCACCTCGACTTCCACGGCACATTCGACAACTATATCCGAGCTAAAAAAGGCTTCTTCGACCAACTCCCGGCCTCGGCATTTGCACTCACCAATGTAGACGATAAGCGGGGTCTGGTTATGCTGCAAAACACAGCCGCCCGAAAGGAAACCTATTCGCTCCAAACCCTGGCAACCTTTAAAGGCAAGGTCATTGCCGATAGCCTGTTTGGCCTGAATATGTTTATCGACGAGCGCGAAGTATGGTTCAAGCTCATCGGACGTTTTAATGCCTACAACCTGCTCAGCGTCTATGGAGCGGCTG contains:
- a CDS encoding DUF3431 domain-containing protein — its product is MPELVVAHYTENLNWLRNLPKGLLKTIYTKGADPVAEFETIPLPNVGREAHTYLHHIISRYDSLAEWTVFCQGKSFDHAYDFKKTMYAFVDNPDAISQTGFCWLGHLIDTDDNRGHRLFQPWSKNEDGRSLDLLGFHRDLFGTDGPELYTFVLGAQFAVHRNVLQQKPISFYKHALAVSSNFPDAAHCFERSWDRVFDVVGINPDWLAGRLTVQLKKMKHQQMD
- a CDS encoding M20/M25/M40 family metallo-hydrolase: MARTFYVPRIRLVLLCIGTAGTLSAFSFYPDKLSFRKAFTRINTEVNEHSRAYETLADASQRVGHRLTGSPNGTRAEAYAFDLLSSYGFKEIRYEPFEVEAWMRDTVTLSIVPHKSDNYREVPVVALAHSPVEAHVTGEIIDVGNGLEGDFAALKNKLKGKVALVNIGLAAPTQGARNLHRSEKTALAIQYGATGVIMVNLVAGNVLLTGTASVTGKLIPIPSVCISLESGQALRAWMQEEHEKLHAQINMTNTSRKIKARNVIATLKGSTYPDEKIIVGGHLDSWDLATGAIDNGIGSFAIMDMARTFKALKLKPKRTIEFVLFMGEEQGLLGSRAMVENLKQSGNLDKVRYMMNLDMTNDPSGLNAFGRTDMVAFLKTVGETMKEIEPAFANQMENQAGLHSDHQPFMLEGVPVVGMNGHLAREVLDCYHANCDRINLVNASQLKNTVRYSTMLLYALADADDIPTRRQTDTQTRDYLVTQGLRTPLQIANEWRWKE
- a CDS encoding FtsL-like putative cell division protein, producing the protein MAKNTFRQPERIAKQKKQRRKLRLASWLNDFIGLDRLFGEDNAWPIQHIDRILWVTFLLILYIGLNHNAERLVRRTQRAKAQVDELRSQFTVLQADFSKSGKQSEIIKRVGFLGLADSQTPPNKIVVKTDEH
- a CDS encoding penicillin-binding protein, translated to MNIKQDIIQRANHVFYVVIILAICIVCRLVSVQYFQKDLKGKFWSERVAATLIQRDTIRAMRGNIYANDTSLLATSLPTYVVGLDPTMAKPEYFNKKVDSLGLLLSQIYRDRSAHDYTDLVRDARARKRRYVLLNRRRVTFQERQKMLKWPFFRSSPKVAARGGVLRPYYERYHPYDQMAERTIGNLDAKTGRGLIGLEASFQPALAGRNAVGLVEVLSGGIRKPVDDGPDMRPEPGMDLYTTIDVNYQDMAESALRSTLEKYNAAKGCVVVMEVATGEIRAMANLSKINTSVGPSRYVENFNHALAGRTDPGSTFKLATMMALMEEKAISLNQPVATGSGSVRYHGMDIRDASRTGKGTITARQVFEKSSNVGIHMLMRSYFYSRPDLYCRYLRKFHLTQPTGIHMKGEAIPVVRNPDMKGWSKLSLTSMSYGYEMQITPLQMLAFYNAVANGGRWVRPVLVKQIKLADEVIEDNQPYVAPEPICSKETARKAQELLRGVVEHGTAKHINNPFYAIAGKTGTAQKVINGKYQVGRYYTSFIGYFPANNPKYSMITVVDNPQGDNIDMLYAGAVAAPVFKAVADRIVAYDYRMHPPIRANTSGPRSSTDLVAGYAGDLHTISSALNLPNEPSTEGWVEATPNGHWKGRPTRDDRVPDVRGLPLRDALFLLENRGFRVLVEGRGKVKEQSIEPGQQIDKTPGKVITLMLG
- a CDS encoding UDP-N-acetylmuramoyl-L-alanyl-D-glutamate--2,6-diaminopimelate ligase, encoding MQLKDLFYKIPLLATSGSMNTDVTSLTMDSRNVGADSLFIAVRGTLTDGHSYIETAIRQGAAAILCEELPAEISPDVAYVRVLDSARAMGFAAANFYEQPSKKLKIVGVTGTNGKTSVATLLFRLFRSLGYRCGLLSTVQNQIDDEIIPATHTTPDVITTNQLLTRMLTHGCTHVFMEVSSHAVVQERIAGLTFVGGIFTNITHDHLDFHGTFDNYIRAKKGFFDQLPASAFALTNVDDKRGLVMLQNTAARKETYSLQTLATFKGKVIADSLFGLNMFIDEREVWFKLIGRFNAYNLLSVYGAAVLMGEDPLEVLTSLSGIAPPSGRFEQVVSDDKIVGIVDYAHTPDALQNVLETINGLRNTDEQDYLPQIITVVGCGGNRDATKRPIMADIACRLSNRVILTSDNPRHEDPMAILEQMQAGVSPVDFKKTITIEDRHEAIRRAVALARPHDIILVAGKGHETYQEIKGIKYDFDDRVVLREAFAER